Proteins encoded together in one Flavobacteriales bacterium window:
- a CDS encoding carboxypeptidase regulatory-like domain-containing protein, with protein sequence MTPVLFRIRRPHRTHAVVFLLSALLSTGSATAQSGQDEVVLPITGRITDGENKLEGCEVITYRDNERVGAITTDKSGKFALGLALNRSFSIEFRKAGFVPKRVQIDTHFPKAPDDLFFEPLVMDIGMLAEAKYNGVSTDELDFPFARIRYDERAGVFAQDPEWTMGMQRTNGALLLMAGRVEKRER encoded by the coding sequence ATGACCCCTGTCCTTTTCCGCATCCGCCGACCGCACCGGACCCACGCGGTCGTGTTCCTGCTTTCCGCCCTGTTGTCCACCGGATCGGCGACCGCGCAGTCCGGCCAGGATGAGGTGGTGCTGCCCATCACGGGCCGCATCACCGATGGCGAGAACAAGCTGGAGGGCTGCGAAGTGATCACCTATCGCGACAATGAGCGTGTCGGTGCGATCACCACCGACAAGAGCGGCAAGTTCGCCCTGGGCCTGGCGTTGAACCGCAGCTTCAGCATCGAGTTCCGCAAGGCCGGCTTCGTGCCCAAGCGGGTGCAGATCGATACGCACTTCCCCAAAGCCCCCGATGACCTGTTCTTCGAACCCCTGGTGATGGACATCGGCATGCTGGCCGAGGCGAAGTACAACGGGGTGAGCACCGACGAGCTCGATTTCCCCTTTGCCCGCATCCGCTACGATGAACGTGCCGGAGTGTTCGCCCAGGACCCCGAATGGACCATGGGCATGCAGCGCACCAACGGCGCCTTGCTGTTGATGGCCGGTCGGGTCGAGAAGCGCGAACGCTGA